In Lotus japonicus ecotype B-129 chromosome 5, LjGifu_v1.2, one genomic interval encodes:
- the LOC130721192 gene encoding pentatricopeptide repeat-containing protein At2g33760-like, translating into MYSVVAESCIDMLYRCRNVVHIKQVHAHMIANGKLQDLVFANKLLYTYVQHKAMDDAYYLFDGMTMRDPTTWSLMVGGFAKIGDYGNCYATFREVLRCGVSPDNYTLPFVIRTCRDRKDLRTGQAIHGAVLKYGLQMDHFVCASLVDMYAKCMLIEDAQRLFDGMPSKDLVTWTVMIGAYADCNAYESLVLFDRMREEGLVPDKVAMVTVVNACAKLGAMHRARSVNEYIVRNSFPLDVFLGTAMIDMYAKCGSVECAREVFDRMKEKNVISWSAMIAAYGYHGKGKEAIDLFNMMLSCSIFPNRVTFVSLLYACSHSGLIEEGLRFFNSMWEEHAVRPDVKHYTCMVDLLGRAGRLDEAVKLIEAMAVEKDERLWSALIGACRIHGNMELAEEAANSLLELQPQNPGHYVLLSNIYAKAGKWEKVAKFRDMMTRRKLKKVPGWTWIEVDNETYQFSVGDRSHPRSKEIYEMLMSLIKKLEVAGYVPDTDFVLHDVEEEVKQEMLYTHSEKLAIAFGLIAIPEGDPIRISKNLRVCGDCHTFSKMVSAVMRRSIIVRDANRFHHFNEGTCSCGDYW; encoded by the coding sequence ATGTACTCAGTGGTAGCCGAGTCATGTATTGATATGCTATATAGGTGCAGAAACGTTGTTCATATCAAACAAGTTCATGCCCACATGATAGCCAATGGAAAATTGCAAGATCTCGTTTTTGCAAACAAGCTCCTTTACACCTATGTCCAACACAAGGCCATGGATGATGCTTACTACCTGTTTGATGGAATGACAATGAGAGACCCCACTACTTGGAGTCTCATGGTTGGTGGGTTTGCCAAGATTGGTGACTATGGCAATTGCTATGCAACCTTCAGGGAGGTTCTGAGGTGTGGTGTTTCACCTGATAACTACACTTTGCCTTTTGTGATTAGAACTTGCAGGGACCGAAAGGACCTTCGAACGGGCCAAGCGATCCATGGCGCGGTCTTGAAATATGGCTTGCAAATGGATCATTTTGTTTGTGCCTCCCTTGTTGACATGTATGCCAAGTGTATGTTGATTGAGGATGCTCAACGGCTGTTTGATGGAATGCCCAGTAAGGACCTTGTGACTTGGACAGTGATGATTGGTGCTTATGCTGATTGCAATGCGTACGAGTCACTGGTCTTGTTCGATCGAATGAGGGAAGAAGGTCTTGTTCCTGACAAGGTTGCTATGGTGACCGTTGTCAATGCATGTGCCAAGTTGGGGGCTATGCACAGAGCAAGGTCTGTTAATGAATATATTGTTAGAAATAGTTTCCCTTTGGATGTGTTCTTGGGGACTGCAATGATTGACATGTATGCCAAGTGTGGGAGTGTTGAGTGTGCTAGAGAGGTTTTTGATaggatgaaagaaaaaaatgtcaTTTCATGGAGTGCTATGATTGCTGCTTATGGATATCACGGGAAAGGGAAGGAAGCCATTGATTTATTTAACATGATGTTGAGCTGTTCAATATTTCCAAACAGGGTTACCTTTGTCTCCCTCTTATATGCTTGTAGTCACTCAGGGCTGATCGAAGAGGGTCTTCGCTTCTTCAATTCGATGTGGGAAGAACATGCTGTTAGACCGGATGTCAAACATTATACCTGCATGGTTGATCTTCTTGGACGCGCTGGGAGGTTAGATGAGGCTGTTAAATTGATTGAGGCCATGGCAGTTGAGAAAGACGAGAGACTGTGGAGTGCTTTGATTGGGGCATGTAGAATTCATGGGAACATGGAGTTGGCAGAAGAGGCAGCTAATTCTCTACTTGAACTGCAGCCACAAAACCCAGGGCACTATGTGTTACTATCTAATATTTATGCAAAAGCTGGTAAGTGGGAAAAAGTTGCAAAATTTAGGGATATGATGACTCGAAGGAAACTGAAGAAAGTTCCTGGATGGACGTGGATCGAAGTGGATAATGAAACGTACCAGTTCAGCGTCGGAGACAGATCTCATCCTCGATCAAAGGAGATCTATGAAATGCTGATGAGTCTAATCAAGAAGCTGGAGGTGGCTGGTTATGTACCTGATACAGATTTTGTGTTGCATGATGTTGAGGAGGAAGTTAAGCAAGAAATGTTGTACACACATAGTGAAAAGTTGGCTATTGCATTTGGCTTAATTGCCATCCCTGAGGGTGATCCCATAAGGATCTCCAAAAATCTGAGGGTCTGTGGTGATTGTCACACATTTAGTAAGATGGTTTCAGCTGTTATGAGAAGGTCCATAATTGTTCGGGACGCGAATCGTTTTCACCATTTCAATGAAGGGACTTGTTCGTGTGGGGACTATTGGTAG